Proteins from a genomic interval of Nostoc sp. TCL240-02:
- the cas2 gene encoding CRISPR-associated endonuclease Cas2 gives MYIVVSYDIPEDKRRTKIHSILKSYGQWMQLSVFECDVTPTQYAKLRSRLAKLIKPDTDSVRFYFLCACCQEKIERIGGEQPRDETIFFAESPSG, from the coding sequence ATGTATATTGTTGTCAGCTACGACATTCCAGAAGATAAGCGTCGAACTAAAATCCATTCTATTCTCAAGTCTTATGGACAATGGATGCAACTGAGTGTGTTTGAGTGCGATGTCACTCCCACTCAGTATGCTAAACTGCGATCGCGTTTAGCCAAATTGATTAAACCCGACACTGACAGCGTGCGCTTTTATTTTCTCTGTGCTTGTTGTCAGGAAAAAATCGAACGTATTGGCGGAGAACAGCCACGAGACGAAACAATTTTCTTTGCTGAGTCCCCTTCTGGCTAG
- a CDS encoding calcium-binding protein: MANIKGTNANDVLITGNHTNNNLSGGDGNDTLYGGEGDNSLYGDFGNDILDISFSSGKNLLDGGLGNDQLYASNTTGNNTLKGGSGGDYFNINNSSGKNILDGGSENDSFSASHTTGNNTLNGGEGNDYLYIYHSSGNNLLNGGSENDRLYASNTTGNNTLNGGTGDDVFDISSSSGNNLLDGGLGNDQFYAYSATGNNTLKGGSDNDSFHLSAPSVTPPVLVTQTVDGGTGDDYLSIDYGSFTTEGITSTFNTITNQGSITVGTYRVSYKNIEQLDISGTANTDTIVGSNGNDYLFGNDGNDLLTGGRGNDYLFGGDGTDTFAFNNYNEGVDSLYDFNPIAEVIQVSATGFGGSLAKGALSTSQFTIGSAASAIAQRFIYDNGTGALFFDQDGSGGAFTQVQFAQLSDGLSLSATNFVVV; the protein is encoded by the coding sequence ATGGCAAATATCAAGGGTACTAATGCTAATGATGTCCTTATTACAGGTAATCATACCAATAATAACCTCTCTGGGGGAGATGGTAATGACACCCTATATGGTGGTGAAGGAGATAATAGCTTATACGGTGATTTCGGTAACGATATTCTTGATATTTCCTTTTCTTCTGGGAAAAACCTTTTAGACGGTGGCTTGGGAAACGATCAACTTTATGCTTCTAACACCACTGGCAACAACACTCTTAAAGGAGGATCTGGAGGTGATTATTTTAATATAAACAATTCTTCTGGGAAAAATATTTTAGACGGTGGCTCTGAGAATGATTCATTTTCTGCTTCCCATACCACTGGCAACAACACCCTTAATGGAGGAGAAGGAAATGATTATCTATACATTTATCATTCTTCTGGAAATAACCTTTTAAATGGTGGTTCTGAGAACGATCGACTTTATGCTTCTAACACTACTGGCAACAACACCCTTAACGGAGGAACTGGGGATGATGTGTTTGATATTTCTTCTTCTTCTGGAAATAACCTTTTAGACGGTGGCTTGGGGAACGATCAATTTTATGCTTACAGTGCTACTGGCAACAACACCCTTAAAGGAGGGAGTGACAACGACTCCTTCCATTTGAGCGCCCCCTCTGTTACTCCCCCTGTTTTAGTGACTCAAACGGTAGATGGAGGTACGGGCGACGACTATTTGTCTATCGATTATGGAAGTTTTACTACTGAGGGAATCACCTCAACTTTCAATACAATCACTAACCAAGGTTCAATTACAGTTGGGACATATCGAGTTAGCTACAAGAATATTGAACAATTAGATATTTCTGGTACAGCTAACACTGACACTATTGTAGGTAGTAATGGTAACGATTACCTTTTCGGCAATGATGGCAATGATCTCCTGACTGGAGGGAGAGGCAATGATTATCTGTTCGGGGGAGATGGCACTGATACATTTGCCTTCAATAATTACAATGAAGGTGTTGATAGTCTTTATGACTTCAACCCGATTGCTGAAGTTATTCAGGTTTCGGCTACTGGTTTTGGCGGTTCTTTAGCAAAAGGCGCACTCTCGACTAGTCAGTTTACCATCGGTTCCGCCGCGAGTGCGATCGCTCAACGATTTATCTACGACAACGGTACAGGTGCCCTGTTCTTTGACCAAGATGGTAGCGGTGGTGCGTTTACTCAGGTACAATTCGCGCAACTCAGCGATGGATTGTCACTAAGTGCAACTAATTTTGTTGTTGTTTAA
- the thiC gene encoding phosphomethylpyrimidine synthase, giving the protein MRTEWVAKRRGQVNVSQMHYARQGVITEEMHYVAQRENLPADLIRDEVARGRMIIPANINHTNLEPMAIGIASKCKVNANIGASPNSSNLQEEVDKLNLAVKYGADTVMDLSTGGGNLDEIRTAIIKASPVPIGTVPVYQALESVHGTIENLTADDFLHIIEKHSQQGVDYQTIHAGILIEHLPLVRNRITGIVSRGGGILARWMLHHHKQNPLYTHFQDIIEIFKKYDVSFSLGDSLRPGCTHDASDEAQLAELKTLGQLTRKAWEDDVQVMVEGPGHVPMDQIEFNVRKQMEECSEAPFYVLGPLVTDIAPGYDHITSAIGAAMAGWYGTAMLCYVTPKEHLGLPNAEDVRNGLIAYKIAAHAADIARHRPGARDRDDELSKARYNFDWNRQFELSLDPERAKEYHDETLPADIYKTAEFCSMCGPKFCPMQTKVDADALTELEKFLAKEPVTQG; this is encoded by the coding sequence ATGCGGACAGAATGGGTTGCTAAACGACGTGGGCAGGTTAATGTATCGCAAATGCATTACGCCCGCCAAGGTGTCATCACCGAAGAAATGCACTACGTCGCCCAACGAGAAAATCTTCCTGCCGATCTCATTCGTGATGAAGTGGCGCGGGGGCGAATGATTATCCCTGCTAATATCAATCACACCAATCTAGAGCCGATGGCTATTGGTATTGCCTCTAAATGTAAGGTTAATGCTAATATCGGCGCTTCCCCCAACTCTTCTAATCTTCAAGAAGAAGTTGATAAGCTGAATCTGGCGGTGAAGTACGGTGCTGATACCGTGATGGATTTGTCTACAGGCGGCGGTAATTTGGATGAAATTCGTACCGCCATCATCAAGGCTTCACCTGTTCCTATTGGTACGGTGCCAGTATACCAAGCTTTAGAAAGCGTCCACGGCACAATCGAGAATCTGACTGCTGATGATTTTCTCCATATCATCGAAAAGCACTCCCAGCAGGGGGTAGATTATCAAACTATCCACGCTGGGATTTTGATTGAGCATTTGCCCTTAGTGAGAAACCGCATCACCGGTATTGTCTCTCGCGGTGGCGGGATTTTGGCGCGGTGGATGTTGCATCACCACAAACAAAACCCACTTTATACCCACTTCCAAGATATTATTGAGATTTTCAAAAAGTACGATGTCTCCTTCAGTTTAGGAGATTCCCTACGTCCTGGCTGTACCCATGATGCTTCCGATGAAGCACAATTAGCTGAATTGAAAACGCTAGGACAGCTAACTCGCAAAGCCTGGGAAGATGATGTCCAGGTGATGGTGGAAGGACCGGGACACGTGCCAATGGATCAAATTGAGTTCAACGTCCGTAAGCAGATGGAAGAGTGTTCTGAAGCACCTTTCTATGTTTTGGGCCCATTGGTGACAGACATTGCTCCTGGTTATGACCATATCACTTCAGCCATTGGAGCAGCGATGGCTGGATGGTACGGTACTGCTATGCTGTGCTATGTAACACCTAAAGAACATTTGGGTCTACCAAATGCTGAAGATGTACGGAATGGGTTAATTGCCTATAAAATAGCGGCTCATGCGGCTGATATTGCTAGACATCGCCCTGGTGCAAGGGATAGAGATGATGAACTTTCTAAAGCGCGTTACAACTTCGATTGGAACCGTCAGTTTGAATTATCACTCGATCCAGAAAGAGCTAAGGAATATCACGATGAAACTTTACCAGCAGATATCTATAAAACTGCTGAGTTTTGTTCGATGTGTGGGCCTAAGTTCTGCCCAATGCAAACTAAGGTTGATGCTGATGCGCTGACAGAATTAGAGAAGTTCTTGGCAAAAGAGCCTGTGACTCAAGGCTAA
- a CDS encoding S8 family serine peptidase, whose product MVQVRYGGQNGQQYELAISEEHVVVRTESRSTLIGARPFEVAPVSPTARSILNQFELTTRFRQAGVEILRAKVPTQGVALRDRAREILNQESEVQFAGRVLIDPASSQPIIYTENLFVKFDNEEESRACQEILRRYGLTIKRQLEYSRNAYFVNAPTNTGIAIFDIAERLLNEESVELCHPELVRESRQRQVFPQQWHLKQTTINGKVINAHANVEAAWKLSDGTGAIIAIIDDGVDLDHEEFRSSGKIVAPRDVTRKSDNPRPGNDNNHGTACAGVACGNGKFGASGVAPGAKLMPIRLASSLGSQDEADAFIWAAQNGADVISCSWGPADGTWFEPNDPLHKQKVPLPDSTRLAMDFAINKGRNGKGCVILFAAGNGNESVDNDGYASYQKVIAIAACNDFGTRSAYSDFGQAVWCAFPSNNGDSSQTPGIWTTDRAGVLGYNSGNVNLGDAGGNYTNEFGGTSSACPGAAGVAALIIARNPNLRWDEVRDIIKRSCDRIDQAGGKYDANGRSPFYGYGRINALKAVELAKPAQTSPISIFKAVQDIPINDLQTSTLSLAIANTSLIKSIKVNVDIEHTYIGDLVVTLLPPVQIGILPIILHDRQGGATDNIKTTYDEVNTPKLAAFKGKSPQGTWTLEVADKATTDTGKIRSFTIEIGLRLS is encoded by the coding sequence ATGGTTCAGGTTCGCTATGGTGGACAGAACGGTCAACAGTATGAACTTGCTATCAGTGAAGAACACGTTGTAGTGCGTACCGAAAGCCGCAGTACTCTAATTGGTGCAAGACCGTTTGAAGTCGCACCTGTGTCACCCACGGCTCGTAGCATCCTCAATCAATTCGAGTTAACAACGCGGTTTCGGCAAGCGGGTGTTGAAATTTTGCGTGCGAAAGTTCCGACTCAGGGTGTTGCTTTGCGCGATCGCGCTCGTGAAATTCTCAACCAAGAGTCTGAAGTCCAATTTGCCGGACGTGTCTTGATCGATCCAGCCTCCAGTCAACCGATAATTTACACCGAAAACCTCTTCGTTAAATTCGATAATGAAGAAGAATCAAGAGCTTGCCAAGAGATATTGCGACGTTACGGCTTAACAATTAAACGCCAACTTGAATACTCACGAAATGCTTATTTTGTCAATGCACCTACAAATACTGGTATAGCCATCTTTGACATCGCCGAGAGACTTCTGAATGAGGAATCAGTAGAACTGTGTCATCCTGAACTAGTGCGTGAATCACGCCAACGTCAGGTTTTCCCGCAGCAGTGGCACTTAAAGCAAACAACAATTAACGGTAAGGTAATTAACGCCCATGCCAACGTTGAAGCAGCTTGGAAGTTGAGCGATGGCACAGGAGCAATTATTGCAATTATTGACGACGGTGTGGATCTTGATCATGAAGAGTTCCGTTCCTCTGGAAAGATTGTTGCCCCGCGTGATGTCACACGTAAAAGTGACAATCCCAGACCCGGAAACGACAATAACCACGGGACAGCTTGTGCCGGTGTAGCTTGTGGCAACGGGAAATTTGGTGCATCTGGTGTAGCACCGGGTGCAAAATTGATGCCGATTCGTTTAGCTTCATCGTTGGGGTCACAGGATGAAGCAGATGCTTTTATTTGGGCGGCTCAAAATGGTGCTGATGTGATTTCTTGCAGTTGGGGCCCAGCAGATGGGACTTGGTTTGAGCCAAACGATCCTCTACACAAGCAAAAAGTACCTTTGCCTGACTCCACACGATTGGCTATGGACTTTGCAATCAATAAAGGACGCAACGGCAAGGGATGTGTAATTTTATTCGCGGCTGGCAATGGTAATGAAAGCGTGGATAACGATGGCTACGCCAGCTACCAAAAGGTAATTGCGATCGCAGCTTGTAACGACTTTGGCACAAGAAGCGCTTACAGTGACTTTGGTCAGGCGGTGTGGTGTGCCTTTCCCAGTAACAATGGTGATAGTTCTCAAACCCCTGGAATTTGGACAACCGATCGCGCTGGTGTACTTGGTTATAATTCCGGTAATGTAAATCTGGGTGATGCCGGAGGTAACTACACAAACGAATTCGGCGGGACTTCTAGTGCTTGTCCAGGTGCGGCTGGTGTAGCAGCATTGATTATTGCCAGAAATCCAAATCTGCGTTGGGACGAAGTACGAGATATTATTAAACGGTCTTGCGATCGCATCGATCAAGCTGGAGGTAAATATGATGCCAATGGTCGCAGCCCTTTCTACGGTTATGGTCGAATCAATGCTCTCAAAGCTGTAGAATTGGCCAAGCCAGCGCAAACATCGCCCATTAGCATATTCAAGGCAGTACAAGATATCCCAATTAACGACTTGCAAACATCAACATTGTCGTTGGCGATCGCTAATACCAGTCTGATAAAATCCATCAAAGTTAATGTAGATATCGAGCATACTTATATTGGGGATCTTGTAGTTACTCTCCTTCCCCCAGTGCAAATAGGCATACTTCCCATTATTCTGCACGATCGCCAGGGCGGAGCTACAGATAATATCAAAACAACCTATGACGAGGTAAACACCCCAAAACTTGCTGCCTTTAAAGGTAAAAGTCCCCAAGGAACTTGGACTCTGGAAGTTGCAGATAAAGCTACCACAGATACAGGAAAGATTCGCAGCTTTACCATTGAAATCGGGTTACGTTTGAGTTAG
- a CDS encoding DUF6745 domain-containing protein — translation MLKIMSNGRVPNKQVLQRPNQSHEPVSAEYARKLILEHRAWDGMRVLGHLDLSGALNLYNLPENLTCESLDISDCVNLTTLPTGLHVTYWIELAGSGITSVSAGHGFVWRWRGVQVTDKIAFESQSLTGQDILNVENIELRRVLIERLGYETFLQQVGGLIRDRDRDAGGERQLVYIPFEDDEPLMVLKVTCPSTGHIHILRVPPHMRSCHQAAAWIAGFNNPDDYNPAIEA, via the coding sequence ATGCTCAAGATCATGTCTAATGGACGTGTGCCGAATAAACAAGTTTTGCAGCGCCCAAACCAAAGCCACGAGCCTGTATCGGCTGAATATGCTCGAAAACTGATCCTTGAGCATCGCGCTTGGGATGGGATGCGCGTTTTAGGCCATCTGGATTTAAGCGGTGCATTGAATCTTTACAATCTACCTGAAAATCTCACCTGTGAAAGTCTTGATATCAGCGACTGTGTAAACCTCACAACCCTTCCCACAGGACTCCACGTTACTTATTGGATTGAGTTAGCCGGAAGTGGGATTACTAGTGTATCTGCGGGACATGGTTTTGTCTGGCGCTGGCGAGGCGTGCAGGTGACAGATAAAATTGCCTTTGAATCCCAGTCTCTAACGGGGCAAGATATCCTCAATGTAGAGAACATTGAGTTGCGCCGCGTGCTGATTGAGCGTCTGGGATACGAGACATTTTTGCAGCAAGTGGGAGGATTGATCCGCGATCGCGATCGTGACGCTGGTGGAGAACGTCAACTAGTCTACATTCCTTTTGAGGATGACGAGCCGCTTATGGTCTTGAAAGTCACCTGTCCATCCACAGGACATATTCATATCTTGCGCGTTCCCCCTCACATGCGGAGTTGCCATCAAGCAGCCGCTTGGATTGCGGGCT